Proteins from a single region of Amycolatopsis sp. CA-230715:
- a CDS encoding histone-like nucleoid-structuring protein Lsr2, with translation MAQQVSVEMVDDIDGSEAAETVRFGLDGVDYDIDLSRDNADELRDALAQYVERGRRAGGRKRRGGITTGAARSAPPTPAQRQRNQDIRAWAEENGYALSERGRIPANVIAEYDAAQQTPAKPARTRSTTKRGRKAAAA, from the coding sequence ATGGCACAGCAGGTTAGCGTCGAGATGGTTGATGATATCGACGGGAGCGAGGCGGCCGAGACGGTGCGCTTCGGGCTCGACGGTGTCGACTACGATATCGATCTCAGCCGGGACAACGCCGACGAATTGCGCGATGCCCTCGCGCAATATGTCGAACGTGGGCGTCGGGCCGGTGGCCGCAAGCGACGCGGCGGGATCACCACGGGGGCGGCCAGGTCCGCGCCTCCGACTCCGGCGCAGCGGCAGAGGAATCAAGATATTCGCGCGTGGGCAGAGGAAAACGGTTACGCGCTGTCCGAACGTGGTCGTATCCCCGCGAACGTCATCGCGGAGTACGACGCGGCGCAACAAACACCGGCGAAGCCCGCGCGGACGCGGAGCACCACCAAGCGTGGCCGAAAGGCTGCCGCCGCGTAG
- a CDS encoding SAM-dependent methyltransferase, with product MRAARYVALRDRDTTTGMADAVAQRLRDTDPKVRLDVARELALFVAVSHSRNLLDEHGDPRRHAALHADLRDPDRLWRKVADTRVLDLDKPVAVLLIAVLHVQQPASERSGDTGDVGPAAVARYRELAPRGSYLAVSHITDEGVLAEYNQKLVRLKEMYDKKAARSSGENITRSAGCSVISS from the coding sequence GTGCGCGCGGCACGCTATGTCGCCCTGCGCGACCGTGACACCACGACCGGGATGGCGGACGCGGTCGCGCAGCGGCTGCGCGACACCGACCCTAAGGTGCGGTTGGACGTGGCCCGCGAGTTGGCGCTGTTCGTCGCGGTCAGCCACTCGAGAAACCTCCTCGACGAGCATGGCGATCCTCGCCGCCACGCCGCACTGCACGCCGACCTTCGTGACCCCGACCGGCTCTGGAGGAAGGTGGCCGACACTCGCGTACTCGACCTGGACAAACCTGTCGCGGTCCTGCTCATCGCGGTCCTGCACGTCCAACAGCCCGCCTCGGAACGCAGCGGCGACACCGGTGACGTCGGGCCCGCCGCCGTAGCCCGCTACCGCGAACTCGCTCCCCGCGGCTCCTACCTGGCGGTCTCCCACATCACCGACGAAGGTGTTCTGGCTGAATACAACCAAAAACTGGTTCGGCTCAAAGAGATGTACGACAAAAAAGCAGCCCGGTCATCTGGCGAAAACATCACGAGATCGGCCGGTTGTTCGGTGATTTCGAGCTGA
- a CDS encoding class I SAM-dependent methyltransferase: MVEPRMPESAATVYNDLGRDYEDAFGHQPEVGATLEHLLTLLPAEANVLDLGSGTGWPVAATIADAGHRLTGYDVSDTMVRLARDRVPAASFERADMRLLDFEPGRWDAVLTFFSMLQIPCQEQDTMLTRLVSWLAPGGYLVMATVPTETDHQAGEWMGHWVQTYSFPRELLRNRLKKADLHIVREKLVQYVPETDQAGPEPQIYFTARKPPVA; encoded by the coding sequence ATGGTTGAGCCGAGAATGCCCGAGTCCGCGGCCACGGTCTACAACGACCTCGGCCGTGATTACGAAGATGCCTTCGGACACCAGCCCGAGGTAGGCGCCACCCTCGAGCACCTCCTCACCCTTCTTCCTGCGGAGGCGAACGTCCTCGACCTCGGCTCAGGAACAGGGTGGCCTGTCGCTGCCACGATCGCGGACGCCGGCCACCGGCTGACCGGCTATGACGTGTCCGACACGATGGTCCGGCTGGCTCGTGACCGGGTTCCCGCGGCATCCTTCGAACGCGCGGACATGCGGCTACTCGACTTCGAACCCGGAAGGTGGGACGCGGTACTGACGTTCTTCTCGATGCTCCAGATTCCCTGTCAAGAACAGGACACCATGCTGACTCGCCTGGTGTCCTGGCTCGCCCCTGGGGGCTACCTCGTGATGGCAACGGTGCCGACGGAGACCGACCATCAGGCGGGGGAATGGATGGGGCATTGGGTTCAAACATACAGCTTCCCGCGAGAATTATTGCGAAACCGGCTGAAGAAAGCCGATCTGCACATCGTGCGGGAGAAGCTCGTCCAGTATGTCCCCGAAACGGATCAGGCTGGCCCGGAACCGCAAATCTATTTCACCGCACGTAAACCCCCTGTCGCGTAG
- a CDS encoding ATP-binding cassette domain-containing protein — protein MTTEQTLALRNVSRRFDTVQALNKVDLTVTSREIHAVLGENGAGKSTAIRILAGLDQPDSGMVEHDGVPVRFESRESALRHGIGLIPQTGSLSGELTLLENFALTAPARLLRRREARRSLEAALDAVGVNVDIAVPTWQLGRARQQLGEVVLAVAQGARTLLLDEPTSVLDVSEIRGLHSHLRTLASAGLGVLIVTHRIREARAIADRATVLSQGAVSWHGMATTADDLTLARAMVGGTPRARRRSPRPAPDPTSQPALTLTAVTAATDDLAPIEDIDLTVRRGEIVAVIGTAGSGQRALAEVAAGVIAPARGTRTVEGSVAYVPEDRGRALLLTRPVKWSAILTQLRDPRFATRGVIDTAEVTRFARSMLTRLDVRPPDPDIPASALSGGNAQKLVIGRELDLRPALAVLHAPTQGLDVAAASVVRERILAAASDGTAVLIVSADHDEASSVADRVLVLADGRITGDYTASSYDHARHNLAVSRADDQPPC, from the coding sequence GTGACGACAGAACAGACGTTGGCCCTGCGGAACGTGTCCCGTAGATTCGATACGGTCCAGGCTCTGAACAAGGTGGATCTGACAGTCACCTCCCGCGAGATTCACGCTGTGCTGGGCGAAAACGGTGCGGGAAAATCGACTGCCATCCGGATTCTGGCTGGACTGGACCAACCGGACAGCGGGATGGTTGAACACGACGGGGTGCCCGTCCGGTTCGAGTCACGCGAGAGCGCGCTTCGGCACGGCATCGGTCTCATACCGCAGACCGGGAGCCTTTCTGGCGAGCTCACGCTGCTCGAGAATTTCGCTCTGACCGCGCCGGCACGTCTGCTGCGACGACGCGAGGCGCGGCGCTCCCTGGAGGCGGCCCTCGACGCTGTCGGCGTGAACGTCGATATCGCTGTGCCCACCTGGCAGCTCGGTCGCGCGCGGCAACAGCTCGGTGAGGTCGTTCTCGCGGTGGCGCAGGGCGCACGAACGCTGTTGCTGGACGAGCCCACGTCGGTGCTGGACGTCAGTGAGATCCGAGGCCTGCACTCCCACCTGCGCACGCTGGCGTCGGCGGGCCTCGGCGTCCTGATCGTCACCCACCGGATTCGCGAGGCCCGGGCGATCGCCGACCGGGCCACTGTCCTGAGCCAGGGTGCGGTGTCCTGGCACGGCATGGCCACCACCGCTGACGATCTGACGCTGGCACGCGCGATGGTCGGCGGCACCCCTCGGGCCAGACGTCGTTCTCCCCGGCCGGCACCGGACCCGACCAGCCAGCCGGCGTTGACGCTGACCGCGGTCACGGCCGCGACCGATGACCTGGCGCCGATCGAGGATATCGACCTCACGGTCCGTCGGGGCGAGATCGTCGCCGTGATCGGCACCGCGGGCAGCGGGCAGCGCGCCTTGGCCGAGGTTGCCGCGGGTGTCATCGCTCCAGCACGCGGGACACGCACCGTCGAGGGGAGTGTTGCCTACGTCCCGGAAGACCGCGGGCGGGCGCTCCTGCTCACGCGTCCGGTGAAGTGGTCGGCGATCCTCACCCAGCTACGCGACCCCAGATTCGCCACACGCGGGGTCATCGACACCGCCGAGGTGACCCGGTTCGCGCGGTCGATGCTGACGCGACTGGACGTGCGACCGCCGGATCCCGACATACCAGCGTCAGCTTTGTCCGGCGGCAACGCGCAGAAACTCGTGATCGGACGAGAACTCGACCTCAGACCGGCCCTTGCCGTGCTTCATGCCCCCACCCAGGGGCTCGACGTCGCGGCGGCGAGTGTGGTGCGGGAGCGGATCCTCGCGGCGGCGTCGGACGGTACGGCGGTGTTGATCGTGTCCGCGGATCACGACGAGGCCAGCAGTGTCGCGGATCGCGTCCTGGTGCTCGCCGACGGTCGGATCACCGGCGACTACACCGCGTCTTCCTACGACCACGCACGCCACAACCTGGCCGTATCCAGGGCCGACGATCAGCCGCCATGTTGA
- a CDS encoding ABC transporter permease, producing MVSLIVAMTGGDLVDAVAGWFHGAAGTPYSALQTLAYAVPLALIALGASPALRAGVVVVGAEGQLVVGAIAATALMLSPVGRLPGILALPLGAGAGIAGGVLWAMIPAVPQVRWRVSEILSALMANYIATHLLSFLLRTSLRDPDGFSAPRSADLPSSALIPFLPVPGRLTTGVLIVVVAAGVGLWWRRTRSALVLDVFAEQRWLAARLGGSTTRVIIGTTALSGAAAGLTGWLQVAGVDGRLTPGVAGGIGFTGLVVAVLGRFRPIPIMIAALLMASLFTGANGIQMTSAIPASIGTVTQGVLLLAVAAAVTVARRSAPNRGGMRE from the coding sequence GTGGTGAGCCTGATCGTGGCGATGACCGGCGGTGACCTGGTCGATGCCGTGGCGGGGTGGTTCCACGGGGCGGCGGGAACCCCGTACTCCGCGCTCCAGACCCTCGCGTACGCGGTTCCGTTGGCACTGATCGCGCTCGGGGCCTCGCCGGCACTGCGGGCCGGTGTGGTCGTCGTCGGCGCTGAAGGCCAGCTGGTGGTCGGAGCGATCGCCGCGACGGCACTGATGCTCTCTCCGGTGGGGCGTCTGCCCGGCATCCTCGCGCTGCCCTTGGGAGCGGGCGCGGGTATCGCGGGTGGCGTGTTGTGGGCGATGATTCCCGCGGTTCCGCAGGTTCGCTGGCGCGTCAGCGAAATACTCAGCGCGTTGATGGCGAACTACATCGCGACGCATCTCTTGTCGTTCCTGTTGCGAACGTCCTTACGGGACCCGGACGGCTTCTCCGCGCCACGGAGTGCCGACCTGCCCTCGAGCGCGCTGATTCCCTTCCTGCCGGTACCCGGTCGGCTGACCACCGGCGTCCTGATCGTCGTTGTCGCCGCCGGGGTGGGCCTCTGGTGGCGCCGAACCCGATCCGCCCTGGTTCTGGACGTCTTCGCCGAACAGCGGTGGCTCGCGGCCCGTCTTGGCGGCAGTACCACTCGCGTCATCATCGGCACCACCGCGTTGTCGGGTGCCGCCGCCGGGCTGACCGGGTGGCTACAGGTGGCCGGTGTCGATGGGCGCCTGACACCCGGGGTAGCGGGCGGGATCGGATTCACGGGCCTCGTCGTCGCCGTCCTCGGCCGCTTCAGGCCGATTCCCATCATGATCGCGGCGTTGCTGATGGCGAGCCTGTTCACCGGCGCGAACGGCATCCAGATGACAAGCGCGATCCCCGCGTCGATCGGCACCGTCACACAGGGCGTGCTCTTACTCGCCGTGGCCGCGGCCGTCACGGTCGCCCGGCGCTCCGCGCCCAACCGCGGAGGTATGCGTGAGTGA
- a CDS encoding SAM-dependent methyltransferase, with protein MDTPAPHLVSSGRIDPTVASIAGVYDAMLDGKDHFEIEDRVRDALLAESSEMKTIARDNREWLIRVTRYLAREIGIDQFLDCGCGLPAAENTHEAARRVRPGVRVYYVDNDPVVAARGRALLEEKDLASLVQEDLTQPDRVIAAAVGEGLDMTRPLALLQVSTLQHVDDSADPVAIMRRYIDRLPSGSYVAISHFFDPEDNGPLSASARRLQDIMVSGPMGSGYFRTRDQIAAMLDGLEIVQPGPNMPRELSLLPDWWQDGPRVDELLPVQKLLVGALARKP; from the coding sequence ATGGACACGCCCGCCCCGCACCTGGTGTCCTCCGGGAGGATCGACCCCACCGTTGCCAGCATCGCCGGCGTCTACGACGCCATGCTGGACGGCAAAGACCACTTCGAGATCGAGGATCGAGTCAGAGACGCGCTCCTGGCGGAATCGTCCGAGATGAAAACGATCGCGCGGGACAACCGTGAGTGGCTGATCCGGGTGACCCGGTACCTGGCCAGGGAAATCGGCATCGACCAGTTCCTCGATTGCGGATGCGGTCTGCCCGCCGCGGAGAACACGCATGAGGCCGCCCGTCGGGTCCGCCCCGGCGTCCGCGTGTACTACGTGGACAACGATCCCGTCGTCGCCGCACGCGGCCGAGCGCTGCTCGAGGAGAAGGACCTCGCGTCCCTGGTGCAGGAAGACCTCACCCAGCCAGACCGGGTGATCGCGGCGGCCGTGGGCGAGGGCCTGGACATGACGCGTCCTCTCGCGCTGCTGCAGGTCTCGACCCTGCAACACGTCGACGACTCGGCCGACCCGGTCGCGATCATGCGCCGCTACATCGACAGGCTGCCCTCGGGCTCCTACGTCGCGATCTCACACTTCTTCGACCCCGAGGACAATGGCCCGTTGTCGGCCTCCGCGCGACGCCTGCAGGACATCATGGTGAGCGGCCCGATGGGCTCCGGGTATTTCCGGACCCGGGATCAGATCGCCGCGATGCTCGACGGCCTCGAGATCGTGCAGCCGGGACCGAACATGCCCCGCGAGCTGTCGCTGCTGCCGGACTGGTGGCAGGACGGGCCACGAGTAGACGAACTGCTCCCGGTGCAGAAACTCCTTGTCGGCGCGCTCGCGCGCAAACCCTGA
- a CDS encoding ABC transporter permease, with amino-acid sequence MSDFVVLLLGSTLASAAPLILAGLGEMFLERSGGGFNLGIEGILLCGALAGVLGSYAGGPGLGLTAGAVAGLMWGAIFAISAAIGIDTVLIGIAITIGGTGISTFFSQVVAPSGQRNITAPLLPAFPVPGLAELPVLGQPLGAVSAGVWLSVAVAGLSAWVLRRTRYGLRLRAAAEASTAVVKGIDVGRYRASAAMIAGALTGSAGAVLAIGSIGTFTPLMSGGRGFLVLAVVIIGGRKPAGVVAGAVLFACLDGLALMAQTRDLGLPSEAYHCFPYVAALAVLCGRARWHTVRPVTGAIRRT; translated from the coding sequence GTGAGTGACTTCGTCGTCCTCCTGCTGGGCAGCACGCTCGCGTCCGCGGCCCCGTTGATCCTGGCGGGTCTGGGCGAGATGTTTCTGGAACGCTCGGGGGGCGGGTTCAACCTTGGCATCGAGGGGATCCTGCTCTGCGGCGCTCTGGCCGGTGTCCTGGGCTCGTACGCGGGCGGGCCGGGGTTGGGACTGACGGCGGGCGCCGTGGCTGGTCTGATGTGGGGTGCGATCTTCGCGATCAGCGCCGCCATCGGGATCGATACCGTCCTGATCGGGATCGCGATCACCATCGGCGGCACCGGTATCTCGACCTTCTTCAGCCAGGTCGTGGCCCCGTCGGGGCAGCGGAACATCACCGCGCCCCTGCTCCCGGCGTTTCCCGTGCCGGGACTGGCCGAGCTTCCCGTGCTGGGGCAGCCCCTTGGTGCTGTGAGCGCGGGTGTATGGCTGTCGGTCGCGGTGGCCGGGTTGTCGGCGTGGGTACTGCGAAGAACCCGCTACGGACTCCGGCTGCGCGCCGCGGCCGAGGCGTCCACCGCGGTAGTGAAAGGGATCGACGTCGGGCGCTACCGAGCCTCGGCGGCGATGATCGCCGGCGCCTTGACCGGTTCCGCTGGCGCGGTACTGGCGATCGGCAGCATCGGCACCTTCACACCTTTGATGAGTGGAGGTCGAGGTTTCCTCGTGCTCGCGGTCGTGATCATCGGTGGTCGCAAACCCGCGGGCGTTGTCGCTGGTGCGGTCTTGTTCGCCTGCCTCGACGGCTTGGCCCTCATGGCTCAAACTCGCGACCTCGGATTACCGTCGGAGGCCTACCACTGTTTTCCCTACGTCGCGGCGCTAGCGGTGCTCTGCGGTCGCGCGCGGTGGCACACCGTCCGGCCTGTCACCGGGGCGATTCGCCGAACATGA
- a CDS encoding MAB_1171c family putative transporter: MSDILSYLGSLAGIVAAIVKYVAARRDGRMINEALQFFVVGLLLFSLSLAIGAPLTLRAAEQVDLVPNLTHLLGNVFTMAAACCLLVVSTIAPEDRRDPARAVMWHVGFLVICVTTMVLLFWGSSSASRSTLAIASGDEPVVAPYLTIYGGYLAWATLVYHSLGRRYFQASLATPVARTGFRLTLLGFHAGSLWLACSLLELIAPPELANAVPAILTDSNVWGSVCAILVAIGTVYPEIRIAGRQPIALAGPRPAYCRPRLIVALVQLHLLWRPLVKAFPEVVAELDNHDCATRLYRRVIEIRDAQLRLAPYVPPAVRALVESMPSTRGESGNDSVLLEAARLAVGLDAYRVAPRSRYVDRTTDDHSVHPGNMTDPLDEARYLVGVAVAFRWSRSIRNLRRRMRLAPESPLAS; encoded by the coding sequence ATGTCCGATATTCTCAGCTATCTTGGATCGCTAGCGGGGATCGTCGCCGCGATCGTGAAGTATGTCGCTGCTCGCCGAGACGGACGGATGATCAACGAGGCGCTGCAATTCTTCGTCGTGGGCCTGCTGTTGTTCAGTCTGTCACTGGCCATCGGCGCACCCCTTACTCTTCGAGCAGCCGAGCAAGTGGACCTCGTTCCCAACCTGACTCACCTGCTGGGCAACGTCTTCACGATGGCGGCCGCGTGCTGCTTGCTGGTGGTCTCAACCATTGCCCCGGAGGATCGGCGTGATCCCGCCCGGGCGGTGATGTGGCACGTCGGATTTCTTGTCATCTGCGTGACAACGATGGTTCTCCTTTTTTGGGGATCCAGTTCGGCGTCGCGATCCACCTTGGCGATTGCCTCGGGCGATGAGCCCGTAGTCGCTCCCTACCTCACGATCTATGGCGGCTACCTCGCCTGGGCGACCCTCGTTTACCACAGTCTCGGACGCCGATACTTTCAAGCCTCGCTGGCCACGCCGGTTGCCCGCACGGGATTCCGCCTGACCTTGCTCGGCTTCCACGCCGGGAGTCTGTGGTTGGCGTGCAGTCTGCTCGAGCTGATCGCGCCTCCGGAGTTGGCCAACGCGGTTCCGGCAATTCTGACTGACTCCAATGTCTGGGGGAGTGTCTGCGCGATACTCGTCGCCATTGGGACGGTATACCCTGAGATAAGGATTGCTGGCCGTCAGCCGATCGCCTTGGCAGGTCCGCGGCCCGCGTACTGTCGCCCTCGCTTGATCGTCGCCCTCGTGCAGTTGCACCTGCTGTGGCGACCGCTGGTGAAAGCCTTCCCAGAAGTCGTCGCAGAACTGGACAACCATGACTGCGCAACTCGGCTCTACCGCCGAGTCATTGAAATCCGCGACGCCCAGTTGCGGTTGGCACCGTATGTCCCTCCGGCAGTGCGGGCGTTGGTCGAGTCCATGCCCTCAACGCGTGGTGAATCCGGCAACGACAGTGTCTTGCTTGAGGCCGCACGGCTTGCCGTCGGGCTGGACGCGTACCGGGTCGCGCCACGATCACGATACGTCGATCGGACAACCGATGATCACAGCGTGCACCCCGGAAATATGACTGATCCACTCGATGAAGCACGCTATCTGGTAGGCGTCGCCGTCGCGTTTCGCTGGAGTCGTTCCATCCGGAACCTTCGTAGACGTATGCGTTTAGCGCCAGAGTCGCCGCTCGCCTCGTGA
- a CDS encoding helix-turn-helix domain-containing protein — MPSSSRPLTAAEQFGNALRTRRKARKLTLRELAPMVNYSYSMLNRVESGKFPPTMEMASLLDKTLGNGDGALLELAKAARSEPYAGLPPSPAHFVGRDRVLTALNSALIDEATDDRSNVVFVFGPPGVGKTALVRWWANDYRDRYALALYADLRGFGPRDPAPPSEVLEALLRGLGVSDDRLPNSNDLRLALLRGHLQRRASIGHRVLIVLDNALDSQQVKDILPGSPNVSILVTSRRRLSGLVISAGAQGIPLAPMNNDDAAELVRNYVGADRADAEPDAVRWLTSLCAALPLALSIAAERVAANDTVSIQEHATGLANCALELQVEDDESTGVRAAFSYSYDLLSPTQARLFRLCGLHPGPRFSVDSAAALAGLTVSETSRVLEQLVQFSLLEQVGLHLFRLHDLLRDYAAAEAARSEWASENEVAARRVVSWYLHGANAAAWMITPERTEHHLRLDSPPDDVSPPRFTSFANARQWCVDELPTIAGVAELALQRGWLFEAWRIPVEFFDFFTQHRPVKAWIDSLTVALRAAEASGVALRIAQAAEQLSEGHLRHGESEDLDRAWTLSSRVLEVSQGSEPNRFMTFAYVELGDVRFKRGHFEEAAQLYEQALAIAQKVGAHVGETYARTHLGNAYLKLGDVDLAEEHGLQAFTMFDADGDQHGIGYAAVPLARTCRAAGDLERALHYCEEGYRAFQRCADRQGQAEALGEKALVLLTMGESRQATACFQDALNQLRQLDLRATESLHRDWQELVGPSTAV; from the coding sequence ATGCCATCGAGTTCGAGACCGTTGACGGCGGCAGAACAGTTCGGGAACGCGTTGCGCACGCGTCGCAAAGCTCGCAAGCTCACGCTCCGCGAGCTTGCCCCGATGGTCAATTACTCCTACAGCATGCTGAACCGGGTCGAGAGCGGGAAGTTCCCGCCAACGATGGAGATGGCCTCGCTGCTGGACAAGACGCTCGGGAACGGTGACGGGGCGCTTCTGGAACTCGCCAAGGCTGCTCGTAGCGAACCCTATGCGGGGCTTCCACCGTCGCCGGCTCATTTCGTCGGCCGCGATCGAGTGCTCACCGCTCTTAACTCCGCGCTGATCGATGAGGCGACGGATGACCGGTCCAACGTGGTGTTCGTGTTCGGGCCGCCCGGGGTCGGGAAGACCGCACTGGTTCGGTGGTGGGCCAACGACTATCGGGACAGGTACGCCCTCGCCCTGTACGCCGACCTGCGCGGGTTCGGGCCACGCGACCCAGCGCCGCCCAGCGAGGTTCTCGAAGCTCTGCTGCGGGGCCTCGGTGTCAGCGACGACCGTCTGCCGAACAGCAACGACCTGCGGCTGGCACTGTTGCGGGGGCACCTGCAGCGACGAGCCAGCATCGGTCATCGGGTGCTCATCGTGCTCGACAACGCACTCGATTCGCAGCAGGTCAAGGACATCCTGCCGGGTTCTCCCAACGTGTCGATCTTGGTGACGAGCAGGCGTCGGCTGTCCGGACTAGTGATCTCCGCCGGCGCGCAGGGAATACCGCTGGCCCCTATGAACAACGATGATGCCGCGGAGCTCGTGCGCAACTATGTCGGCGCCGACCGCGCCGACGCGGAGCCGGACGCGGTGCGATGGTTGACGAGCCTGTGCGCGGCGTTGCCGCTCGCGCTCAGTATCGCGGCCGAGCGGGTGGCTGCGAACGACACGGTCAGCATCCAGGAACACGCCACTGGTCTGGCGAACTGCGCGCTCGAGCTGCAGGTCGAGGATGACGAGTCGACCGGAGTGCGGGCCGCGTTCAGTTACTCGTATGACTTGTTGAGCCCGACTCAGGCGCGGCTTTTCCGACTGTGTGGCCTGCATCCCGGCCCTCGCTTCAGTGTCGATTCCGCCGCCGCGCTCGCCGGATTGACAGTGTCGGAGACCTCGCGGGTCTTGGAGCAACTGGTTCAGTTCTCCCTTCTCGAGCAGGTCGGTCTCCATCTGTTCCGGCTGCACGATCTGCTGCGGGACTACGCGGCCGCGGAGGCCGCCAGATCCGAGTGGGCCAGCGAGAACGAGGTTGCCGCGCGTCGCGTCGTGTCCTGGTACCTGCATGGAGCCAACGCGGCCGCATGGATGATCACTCCTGAGCGAACGGAACACCATCTCCGGTTGGATTCTCCACCCGACGACGTCAGTCCCCCGCGGTTCACCAGCTTCGCCAACGCACGGCAGTGGTGTGTCGACGAACTGCCGACTATCGCAGGCGTCGCGGAGCTGGCACTGCAGCGTGGATGGCTGTTTGAGGCATGGCGCATCCCCGTGGAATTCTTCGACTTCTTTACCCAACATCGGCCGGTCAAGGCTTGGATAGACAGTCTTACCGTTGCGCTGAGAGCGGCGGAAGCATCTGGTGTCGCCTTGCGCATCGCGCAGGCGGCCGAGCAGCTTTCCGAGGGCCACCTTCGACATGGGGAGTCAGAGGACTTGGATCGTGCGTGGACCCTCAGCTCACGCGTTCTTGAGGTGAGCCAAGGATCGGAACCGAACCGCTTTATGACGTTCGCGTACGTGGAGTTGGGTGACGTACGGTTCAAGCGTGGTCACTTCGAGGAGGCCGCGCAATTGTACGAACAAGCGTTAGCGATCGCACAGAAGGTCGGTGCGCATGTCGGTGAGACGTATGCGCGTACCCACCTCGGCAATGCATATCTGAAACTCGGGGACGTTGACCTAGCGGAAGAGCACGGCCTGCAAGCGTTCACCATGTTTGACGCCGATGGCGATCAGCATGGAATAGGGTATGCGGCGGTGCCATTGGCGCGCACCTGTCGTGCGGCTGGAGACCTTGAGCGAGCGCTGCACTATTGTGAGGAAGGCTATCGCGCCTTCCAGCGTTGCGCGGATCGTCAGGGGCAGGCTGAGGCACTCGGCGAGAAAGCATTGGTGCTGCTCACCATGGGCGAATCACGCCAAGCTACCGCGTGCTTTCAAGACGCCCTGAACCAGCTGCGACAACTCGATCTTCGAGCGACCGAGAGTCTCCACCGTGATTGGCAAGAGTTAGTGGGACCGTCGACGGCTGTTTAG
- a CDS encoding BMP family ABC transporter substrate-binding protein, whose protein sequence is MTLIISMMVAGCGSGASPSGNKGAIRVAIILGGVANDGGFNEAGATAARSLRERRLVDTVQIRESVSTAHDAEPIVRQYAADGYDLVIGWSSVFADSLYRISAEFPDSHFLTTGDATDKQKSAANVENWNWDSEQFGYLLGWVAGHTHLSPIGIVDGQQIPPQERQWHGFELGVHAVNPGATVRTPIYLGSWEDAQAAHRATIAQLDSGARLIATNAEGYSPGVAAAAASRDTATLGMSSTTSDAATTVNIGRARLDMTPILPTIVERLKNGSFGKKTSVSTIQNRSLILDTVHKVQAAPAVPDDLQSRAGDLARQLAEGKVRIGS, encoded by the coding sequence GTGACGCTGATCATCAGCATGATGGTCGCCGGATGCGGTTCGGGGGCGAGCCCGTCGGGGAACAAGGGAGCTATCCGGGTGGCGATCATCCTGGGTGGCGTCGCCAACGACGGAGGCTTCAATGAGGCCGGGGCGACCGCTGCTCGTTCCCTGCGGGAGCGTCGACTGGTCGACACGGTGCAGATTCGTGAATCGGTGTCAACCGCCCACGACGCCGAACCGATCGTCCGGCAGTACGCGGCAGACGGCTACGATCTGGTGATCGGCTGGTCCAGCGTCTTCGCCGACTCGCTGTATCGGATCAGTGCCGAGTTCCCAGATAGCCATTTCCTGACCACCGGCGACGCCACCGACAAACAGAAATCCGCGGCGAACGTCGAGAACTGGAACTGGGATTCCGAACAATTCGGCTATCTGCTGGGCTGGGTAGCCGGCCACACCCACCTGTCGCCTATCGGGATCGTCGATGGACAGCAGATACCGCCGCAGGAACGTCAATGGCACGGGTTCGAACTCGGCGTCCACGCGGTCAATCCGGGCGCGACGGTGCGAACACCGATCTATCTCGGCAGCTGGGAGGACGCGCAAGCGGCGCATCGGGCCACGATCGCCCAGCTCGATTCGGGAGCGCGCCTGATCGCGACCAACGCCGAAGGGTATTCCCCGGGCGTCGCCGCCGCGGCCGCCTCCCGCGACACGGCCACTCTCGGAATGAGCTCCACGACGAGCGACGCGGCGACGACGGTCAACATCGGACGAGCACGTCTCGACATGACGCCGATCCTGCCGACGATCGTGGAGCGACTCAAGAACGGCAGCTTCGGCAAAAAGACCTCAGTGTCGACCATCCAAAATCGGTCGCTGATCCTGGACACCGTCCACAAAGTCCAGGCGGCGCCCGCGGTTCCCGACGACCTGCAGAGCCGTGCCGGTGATCTCGCGCGGCAACTCGCCGAAGGTAAGGTCAGAATCGGGTCGTGA